The Accipiter gentilis chromosome 19, bAccGen1.1, whole genome shotgun sequence genome has a window encoding:
- the INTS4 gene encoding integrator complex subunit 4 isoform X2, which translates to MAAHLKKRVYEEFTKVVQQHEDLSAKKLRLTKPSKSAALHVDLCKATSPADALQYLLQFARKPVEVESVEGVVRILLEHYYKENDASVRLKIASLLGLLSKTAGFSPDCIMDDAINTLQNEKSHQVLAQLLDTLLVIGTKLTENPSVRMRLVEVACKHLTDSSHGVRNKCLQLIGCLGPVEKGVAKEVESQAAKDVQKIIGDHFNDQDPRVRTAAIKAMLQLHERGLKLQQAIYSQACKLLADDYEQVRSAAVQLIWVLSQLYPESIVPIPSSNEEIRLVDDAFGKICHMVSDGSWVVRVQAAKLLGSMQQVSSHFLEQTLDKKLMSDLRRKRTAHERAKELYSSGEFSSGRKWGDDAPKEEIDTGAVNLIESGACGAFVHGLEDEMYEVRIAAVEALCMLAQSSPSFAEKCLDFLVDMFNDEIEEVRLQSIHTMRKISNNITLREDQLDTVLAVLEDSSRDIREALHELLCCTNVSTKEGIHLALVELLKNLTKYPTDRESIWKCLKFLGSRHPTLVLPLVPELLSTHPFFDTPEPDMDDPAYIAVLVLIFNAAKSCPTMPALFSDHTFRHYAYLRDSLSHLVPPLRLPGRKLVSSPVSPSITPHEDPSQQFLHQSLERVYNLQHLDPQGIQELLEFTIRDLQRLGELQSELAGMADFTATYLQCQLLLIKALQEKLWNVAAPLYLKQNALASAAAKQILEETYKMEFMYSGVESRQVVIIHHMRLQAKALQLIVTARTTRGVEPLFGMCEKFLQEVDSFQRCFISELPHMQGSFVDKLLDLMPRLVTSKPSEVVKILQTTLRQSTFLHLPLPEQLHRATANIIEPTGESDNPLRFTSGLVVALDVDATLEHVQDPQGTVKVQVLYPDGQAQLIHPKPADFRNPGPGRHRLITQVYLSHTAWTEPCQIEVRLLLAYNSNRSKASAKILKSTWSESLEALPQSENGIEGTIPFSKPVKVYIMPKPARR; encoded by the exons ATGGCGGCTCACCTGAAGAAGCGGGTGTACGAGGAGTTCACCAAGGTGGTCCAG CAGCACGAGGACCTGTCCGCTAAGAAGCTGCGGCTGACCAAGCCCAGCAAGTCGGCCGCGCTCCATGTCGACCTGTGCAAAGCCACCTCGCCTGCAGATGCCTTGCAGTACCTGCTCCAGTTTGCCAGGAAGCCCGTGGAAGTGGAGAGCGTGGAAGGGGTTGTCAGGATCCTGCTGGAGCATTATTACAAG GAGAATGATGCCTCTGTAAGATTGAAGATTGCTTCCTTGCTGGGGTTGTTATCGAAGACTGCAGGATTTTCCCCAGACTGCATTATGGATGATGCCATTAACACGCTTCAAAATGAGA agtcTCACCAAGTCCTTGCTCAGCTGCTGGACACCCTGTTGGTGATTGGCACAAAACTCACAGAGAATCCGTCTGTCAGGATGAGACTGGTAGAGGTAGCCTGCAAG CATCTGACAGACTCTTCCCATGGCGTAAGAAATAAGTGTCTTCAGTTAATTGGCTGTCTTGGACCAGTGGAAAAAGGTGTTGCAAAAGAAGTTGAAAGCCAGGCTGCCAAAGATGTCCAGAAGATAATAGGAGATCATTTTAATGACCAGGACCCTCGTGTTAGGACTGCGGCTATAAAAGCCATG ctgCAGCTTCATGAAAGAGGATTAAAATTACAGCAGGCTATTTACAGTCAG GCCTGCAAGCTGTTGGCAGATGATTATGAGCAAGTGCGCAGTGCTGCAGTTCAGCTAATTTGGGTCCTCAGTCAACTTTACCCTGAAAG CATCGTCCCGATTCCTTCTTCTAATGAAGAAATTCGCTTGGTTGATGATGCATTTGGAAAAATTTGTCATATGGTTAGTGATGGTTCCTGGGTTGTTAGAGTACAAGCTGCTAAGTTATTG gGTTCTATGCAACAAGTTAGCTCCCATTTCTTAGAGCAGACCCTTGACAAGAAGCTCATGTCGGATCTGAGG AGAAAACGCACTGCGCATGAACGAGCCAAAGAACTCTACAGCTCTGGGGAGTTTTCAAGTGGCAGAAAGTGGGGAGATGATGCTCCCAAAGAAGAAATTGATACAGGTGCTGTAAACCTGATTGAATCAGGAGCTTGTGGGGCTTTTGTTCATGGCCTGGAAGATGAGATGTATG AGGTTCGGATTGCTGCTGTTGAAGCCCTCTGTATGTTGGCTCAGTCCTCACCTTCTTTTGCGGAGAAATGCCTGGATTTTTTGGTTGACATGTTTAATGATGAAATTGAGGAGGTGAGATTGCAGTCAATACACACAATGAGAAAAATTTCCAACAATATCACACTGCGGGAAGACCAGCTGGATACTGTGTTAGCTGTCTTGGAG gattctTCAAGGGACATTCGCGAAGCGCTTCATGAGCTGTTGTGTTGCACCAATGTCTCAACTAAAGAAGGCATCCATCTTGCACTGGTGGAGCTGCTGAAAAACCTAACTAAGTATCCCACAGACAGAGAATCCATATGGAA ATGCTTGAAGTTCTTGGGAAGCAGGCATCCCACTTTGGTGCTTCCGTTAGTCCCAGAGCTGCTAAGCACACATCCGTTCTTTGACACTCCAGAACCAGACATGGATGACCCAGCTT ACATTGCTGTTCTGGTTCTGATTTTTAATGCTGCTAAGAGTTGCCCAACAATGCCTGCCCTATTCTCTGATCATACATTCAGACATTATGCCTATCTTCGGGATAGTCTTTCTCATCTGGTCCCTCCATTAAGA TTGCCAGGTAGAAAGCTGGTGTCGTCCCCTGTCTCTCCCAGTATTACACCACATGAAGATCCTTCCCAGCAGTTTTTGCATCAGAGCCTGGAGAGGGTTTACAACCTTCAGCACCTCGACCCACAGGGCATACAGGAGCTGCTGGAATTTACCATCCG TGATCTTCAGAGGCTTGGAGAACTGCAGTCGGAACTGGCAGGGATGGCAGATTTCACTGCAACTTACCTTCAGtgtcagctgctcctcatcaag GCCTTGCAAGAGAAGCTGTGGAATGTGGCAGCTCCTCTATACCTGAAACAGAACGCATTGGCATCTGCTGCAGCGAAACAG ATCTTGGAAGAAACTTACAAAATGGAGTTCATGTACAGCGGAGTGGAGAGTAGACAAGTGGTCATTATTCACCACATGAGACTGCAAGCGAAGGCGTTACAGCTTATAGTGACTGCGCGTACCACTAGAGG AGTGGAACCCCTTTTTGGGATGTGTGAAAAATTCCTACAGGAAGTAGATTCCTTTCAGAG ATGTTTCATCTCTGAGCTCCCACATATGCAAGGCAGTTTTGTAGACAAATTGCTGGACTTAATGCCCAGACTTGTGACGTCCAAGCCTTCGGAAGTGGTCAAGATTCTTCAGACAACACTGCGACAAAGTACCTTTCTCCACCTTCCTCTTCCAGAGCAG CTCCATAGAGCTACTGCAAATATCATTGAGCCTACTGGTGAATCTGATAATCCTCTGAGGTTTACATCGGGGTTGGTAGTGGCACTGGATGTTGATGCAACTCTGGAACACGTGCAGGATCCCCAAGGAACCGTAAAAGTTCAG GTATTGTATCCAGATGGACAAGCACAGCTAATCCATCCTAAACCAGCTGACTTTCGAAATCCTGGTCCTGGAAGGCACAGACTGATAACTCAGGTTTACCTCTCGCACACAGCCTGGACAG AGCCATGTCAGATTGAAGTGCGGTTGCTGCTGGCTTACAATTCCAACAGGAGCAAGGCATCTGCGAAAATTCTTAAATCTACCTGGAGCGAGAGCTTGGAGGCTCTCCCACAATCTGAAAACGGCATAGAGGGGACCATACCCTTCAGCAAACCTGTCAAAGTTTATATCATGCCCAAACCCGCCAGACGGTGA
- the INTS4 gene encoding integrator complex subunit 4 isoform X1, translating to MAAHLKKRVYEEFTKVVQQQHEDLSAKKLRLTKPSKSAALHVDLCKATSPADALQYLLQFARKPVEVESVEGVVRILLEHYYKENDASVRLKIASLLGLLSKTAGFSPDCIMDDAINTLQNEKSHQVLAQLLDTLLVIGTKLTENPSVRMRLVEVACKHLTDSSHGVRNKCLQLIGCLGPVEKGVAKEVESQAAKDVQKIIGDHFNDQDPRVRTAAIKAMLQLHERGLKLQQAIYSQACKLLADDYEQVRSAAVQLIWVLSQLYPESIVPIPSSNEEIRLVDDAFGKICHMVSDGSWVVRVQAAKLLGSMQQVSSHFLEQTLDKKLMSDLRRKRTAHERAKELYSSGEFSSGRKWGDDAPKEEIDTGAVNLIESGACGAFVHGLEDEMYEVRIAAVEALCMLAQSSPSFAEKCLDFLVDMFNDEIEEVRLQSIHTMRKISNNITLREDQLDTVLAVLEDSSRDIREALHELLCCTNVSTKEGIHLALVELLKNLTKYPTDRESIWKCLKFLGSRHPTLVLPLVPELLSTHPFFDTPEPDMDDPAYIAVLVLIFNAAKSCPTMPALFSDHTFRHYAYLRDSLSHLVPPLRLPGRKLVSSPVSPSITPHEDPSQQFLHQSLERVYNLQHLDPQGIQELLEFTIRDLQRLGELQSELAGMADFTATYLQCQLLLIKALQEKLWNVAAPLYLKQNALASAAAKQILEETYKMEFMYSGVESRQVVIIHHMRLQAKALQLIVTARTTRGVEPLFGMCEKFLQEVDSFQRCFISELPHMQGSFVDKLLDLMPRLVTSKPSEVVKILQTTLRQSTFLHLPLPEQLHRATANIIEPTGESDNPLRFTSGLVVALDVDATLEHVQDPQGTVKVQVLYPDGQAQLIHPKPADFRNPGPGRHRLITQVYLSHTAWTEPCQIEVRLLLAYNSNRSKASAKILKSTWSESLEALPQSENGIEGTIPFSKPVKVYIMPKPARR from the exons ATGGCGGCTCACCTGAAGAAGCGGGTGTACGAGGAGTTCACCAAGGTGGTCCAG CAGCAGCACGAGGACCTGTCCGCTAAGAAGCTGCGGCTGACCAAGCCCAGCAAGTCGGCCGCGCTCCATGTCGACCTGTGCAAAGCCACCTCGCCTGCAGATGCCTTGCAGTACCTGCTCCAGTTTGCCAGGAAGCCCGTGGAAGTGGAGAGCGTGGAAGGGGTTGTCAGGATCCTGCTGGAGCATTATTACAAG GAGAATGATGCCTCTGTAAGATTGAAGATTGCTTCCTTGCTGGGGTTGTTATCGAAGACTGCAGGATTTTCCCCAGACTGCATTATGGATGATGCCATTAACACGCTTCAAAATGAGA agtcTCACCAAGTCCTTGCTCAGCTGCTGGACACCCTGTTGGTGATTGGCACAAAACTCACAGAGAATCCGTCTGTCAGGATGAGACTGGTAGAGGTAGCCTGCAAG CATCTGACAGACTCTTCCCATGGCGTAAGAAATAAGTGTCTTCAGTTAATTGGCTGTCTTGGACCAGTGGAAAAAGGTGTTGCAAAAGAAGTTGAAAGCCAGGCTGCCAAAGATGTCCAGAAGATAATAGGAGATCATTTTAATGACCAGGACCCTCGTGTTAGGACTGCGGCTATAAAAGCCATG ctgCAGCTTCATGAAAGAGGATTAAAATTACAGCAGGCTATTTACAGTCAG GCCTGCAAGCTGTTGGCAGATGATTATGAGCAAGTGCGCAGTGCTGCAGTTCAGCTAATTTGGGTCCTCAGTCAACTTTACCCTGAAAG CATCGTCCCGATTCCTTCTTCTAATGAAGAAATTCGCTTGGTTGATGATGCATTTGGAAAAATTTGTCATATGGTTAGTGATGGTTCCTGGGTTGTTAGAGTACAAGCTGCTAAGTTATTG gGTTCTATGCAACAAGTTAGCTCCCATTTCTTAGAGCAGACCCTTGACAAGAAGCTCATGTCGGATCTGAGG AGAAAACGCACTGCGCATGAACGAGCCAAAGAACTCTACAGCTCTGGGGAGTTTTCAAGTGGCAGAAAGTGGGGAGATGATGCTCCCAAAGAAGAAATTGATACAGGTGCTGTAAACCTGATTGAATCAGGAGCTTGTGGGGCTTTTGTTCATGGCCTGGAAGATGAGATGTATG AGGTTCGGATTGCTGCTGTTGAAGCCCTCTGTATGTTGGCTCAGTCCTCACCTTCTTTTGCGGAGAAATGCCTGGATTTTTTGGTTGACATGTTTAATGATGAAATTGAGGAGGTGAGATTGCAGTCAATACACACAATGAGAAAAATTTCCAACAATATCACACTGCGGGAAGACCAGCTGGATACTGTGTTAGCTGTCTTGGAG gattctTCAAGGGACATTCGCGAAGCGCTTCATGAGCTGTTGTGTTGCACCAATGTCTCAACTAAAGAAGGCATCCATCTTGCACTGGTGGAGCTGCTGAAAAACCTAACTAAGTATCCCACAGACAGAGAATCCATATGGAA ATGCTTGAAGTTCTTGGGAAGCAGGCATCCCACTTTGGTGCTTCCGTTAGTCCCAGAGCTGCTAAGCACACATCCGTTCTTTGACACTCCAGAACCAGACATGGATGACCCAGCTT ACATTGCTGTTCTGGTTCTGATTTTTAATGCTGCTAAGAGTTGCCCAACAATGCCTGCCCTATTCTCTGATCATACATTCAGACATTATGCCTATCTTCGGGATAGTCTTTCTCATCTGGTCCCTCCATTAAGA TTGCCAGGTAGAAAGCTGGTGTCGTCCCCTGTCTCTCCCAGTATTACACCACATGAAGATCCTTCCCAGCAGTTTTTGCATCAGAGCCTGGAGAGGGTTTACAACCTTCAGCACCTCGACCCACAGGGCATACAGGAGCTGCTGGAATTTACCATCCG TGATCTTCAGAGGCTTGGAGAACTGCAGTCGGAACTGGCAGGGATGGCAGATTTCACTGCAACTTACCTTCAGtgtcagctgctcctcatcaag GCCTTGCAAGAGAAGCTGTGGAATGTGGCAGCTCCTCTATACCTGAAACAGAACGCATTGGCATCTGCTGCAGCGAAACAG ATCTTGGAAGAAACTTACAAAATGGAGTTCATGTACAGCGGAGTGGAGAGTAGACAAGTGGTCATTATTCACCACATGAGACTGCAAGCGAAGGCGTTACAGCTTATAGTGACTGCGCGTACCACTAGAGG AGTGGAACCCCTTTTTGGGATGTGTGAAAAATTCCTACAGGAAGTAGATTCCTTTCAGAG ATGTTTCATCTCTGAGCTCCCACATATGCAAGGCAGTTTTGTAGACAAATTGCTGGACTTAATGCCCAGACTTGTGACGTCCAAGCCTTCGGAAGTGGTCAAGATTCTTCAGACAACACTGCGACAAAGTACCTTTCTCCACCTTCCTCTTCCAGAGCAG CTCCATAGAGCTACTGCAAATATCATTGAGCCTACTGGTGAATCTGATAATCCTCTGAGGTTTACATCGGGGTTGGTAGTGGCACTGGATGTTGATGCAACTCTGGAACACGTGCAGGATCCCCAAGGAACCGTAAAAGTTCAG GTATTGTATCCAGATGGACAAGCACAGCTAATCCATCCTAAACCAGCTGACTTTCGAAATCCTGGTCCTGGAAGGCACAGACTGATAACTCAGGTTTACCTCTCGCACACAGCCTGGACAG AGCCATGTCAGATTGAAGTGCGGTTGCTGCTGGCTTACAATTCCAACAGGAGCAAGGCATCTGCGAAAATTCTTAAATCTACCTGGAGCGAGAGCTTGGAGGCTCTCCCACAATCTGAAAACGGCATAGAGGGGACCATACCCTTCAGCAAACCTGTCAAAGTTTATATCATGCCCAAACCCGCCAGACGGTGA